A region of the Haematobia irritans isolate KBUSLIRL chromosome 5, ASM5000362v1, whole genome shotgun sequence genome:
ttggacacaattttctatagtaaaaaaatgggacaaaactttctatagaaataaaattttgtcaaaattctctatagaattaagatttggacaaaattttctatggaaataaaattttgacaaaattttctatagaattaaaatttagacaaaattttctatagaaataaaatttgacaaaattttctatagaaataaaattttgacaaagttttctatagaaataaaattttgacaaaattttctatagaaataaaattttgacaaaattttctgtaacaataaaattttgacaaaatgttctatagaaacaaaattttgacaaaattgtctatagaaataaaattttgacaaaatgttctatagaaataaaattttgacaacattttctatagaaataaaattttgacaacattttctatagaaataaaattttgacaaaattttctatagaaataaaattttgacaaaattttctatagaaataaaatttggacaaatgaaattttgacaaaatttgctatagaattaaaatttagacaaaactatctatagaaataaaatttgacaaaattttctatagaaataacatgttgacaaaattttctatagaaataaaattttgataaagttttctatagaaataaaattttgacaaaattttctatagaaataaaattttgacaaaattttctgtaacaataaaattttagcaaaattttctgtagaaataaaattttgacaaaattgtctatagaaataaaatttttacaacattttctatataaataaaatttttacaaaattttctatagaaataaagttttgataaaaccttctgtagaaataaaattttgacaaaattttctatagaaataaaattttgaaaaaattttctctcgagtggtaaccgtggatACAACACAACTCTGCAATTATCAAGTAGTAggcatactggcaacactgttccatactggcaacactgttaacAAAGCATTAGTTGTTGTTTTGGAAGAAGGACGAAATTGAAAACAATAACATTTACAGTTGAacaaaccaatttttatttttaatgataaaatcagtttttcaacaaaatattaatacaatttttagcaaCAAAAAATCCAGGTCCCCATTATAGGTTATAACTAGACACCAAGATATTAATAAaagacacattacaaatatccaTTATGCTCTGATGATATCCAATGTCCCGTTATTGCGTTTCTGTGAAATACAAAAGAATCATTTATAAATCAATTGGCgataaaaaaacaatacttaCCTTTCATTGCCCTATTCTATTTTAAAATCCAAAGCCACCACCATAATAGGGACGTCGAGGTCGATAGGGTATAAAACCACCACCACCTATACCAAAGAATCCACCTCGGCCATAGCTTCCACCGAAGCCTCCACCTCGACCATATCCTCCTCCATAACCAAAGCCACCTCCTCTGCCACCACCAAAGCCTCCTCTACCACCAGCAAAACCTCCACCCCTGCCGCCTCCAAAGCCTCCTCTACCACCTCCAAAACCACCACCTCTGCCACCACCACCAAAACCTCCTCCATGGCCACCGCCACCCCCACCTCTTGATTCAACTACATCACAGAGAATCGTTGTAAATATCACTAAAACTAATGCTAAAacaataattttcataatttttctacTTTAATTATGAATTAAAACAGACTGATCTTTAATCCACAATGTTTGATGAAAAACTGAAACgaaatgtttacaatatttttaatttcacacCTGAATTTACAATTTCTGTATGTTGTTGTGGGCTGCTGTGGGAGCTTGGTCTTCAATTAGATCGAGAGTTCTAATTAATTTTAGCAAGATAAATATGGTAAAAGTCATTCCTTCTCCCACCCGCTTCGACTAATTCTAGatattaaggccggtactatgttcggttttcatattaaaaatgtcCACGCTATAAATATACAATAGGACTCTAAGGAGGaccctaaaaaaatatatggagtCTTCTTGGGGagtcttcattttatttttgggcgcGTTTGCAGTATGAAAATAAACCTCAATAAACCCAATGAAAATAAGccccaaatttttttagggaacTCAGAATGTGAAAATAGGTCCCACTTGAAATCAAAAGTGGGACCTATTTTCACATTCTGAGTTTTGACAATGGTGGGAACTATACACACGTTTGTTGTATCGCACAGTATTTGGcttgactttctcctatggacagtgtCCAAAGAGGGCTAACGCGATTTCGTATTTCACCATCAGTCAATGTCCATTTTCACACGGTCTtttaaatcaaaagaaaaaatgagccctaattttatttaggggtcgattttcatgcattagttaaAGTTTAGTTGGGATTTTGGGGCTCATTCTCCTTGGGCCCATTTTCATACCGTCAAAAGCTTCGcggttattttcataaaatgatCTTCCACTCGAAAACCAAACATAGTACCGGCATTTAAATGATATTATtcttttcaatttaattcaatattgcatgataTTGTAAAGCTGGTAgtatctgttttcttttagtactttACTATGTAAAGCACTGAGATGATATATacaggtggctgatatgtattgcaaccaatatCAGGTTGctttcatttctaaaccgctcatCTGACAGCTGATTGGTTTATTTCAGGTGACagctcattttattgtttacaagtctacaaaagcattttgatctattgaaaataaactttttctcgttgattatcgttgacctttttataAAAGGAAAAACATTAATCTAATGTTTTTTAAATCGACCTACAGCCTATACTATGAAAATTAATTcttaaaagtaaactttttcgtGATGTAATTCATTTATAAGTGAATGTGAACCTTTTGTTTGTCGTACTATAGTTCATTACCGTGATACTGACTGTGTTGcctccacggttgccactcgagccaaaaataatctaccaaaaatttcgagaaaattttaccaaaaaatacaaaacaaataatcttattttgaaaattttagaaaatttcttaagatttttttaaattttctcgaaattttatttgtatagaaaattttgtcaaatttttttactataaaaaaatttgtcaaaattttatttctatagaaatttttgtcaaaattttatttctacagaaaattttgtcaaaattttatttctatagaaaattttgtcaaaattttatttctatagaaaattttgtcaaaattttattcctatagaaaattttgtcaaaattttaattctacagaaaattttgtcaaaattttattcctatagaaaattttaccaaaaactaccaaacttactttgaaaattttagaaaatttcttaacatttttttaaattttctcgaaattttattttgtcaaaatttcatttctatggaaaattttgttaacattttatttctatagaaaattttgtcaaaattttatttctatagaaaattttgtcaaaattttattcctatagaaaattttccctaaaattttatttctatagaacatttttctaaaattttatttcattttataaaaaattttgacaaaactttatctctatagaatattctatttccatagaaaattttattcctatagaaaattttgtcaaaattgtatttctatagaattttttgtcaaaacctatttatatagaaaattttgtcaacattctatttctatagaaaattttttcaaaatgttatatctatagaaaattttgtcaaatttttattcctatagaaatttcgttaaaattttatttctatagaaatttttgtcaaaattttattcctatagaaaattttatcaaaactttatttgtatagaaaattttgtcaaatttttatttctatagaaaattttgtcaaaattttatttctatagaaaatttggtaaaattttatttctacagaaaattttgtcaaaattttatttctatagaaaatttttgtcaaaactaggtgtatagaaagttttgtttaaattttactcctatagaaaattttgtcaaaattgtatttctatagaaatttttgtcaaaattttaatcctatagaaaattttgtcaaaatgatagtcctatagaacattttgtcaaaattaaattcctattttgtcaaaattttattcctatagaaaatttcgttaaaattttatttctatagaaaatttttgcaaaattttattcctatagaaaattttgtctaaattttatttctatagaaatttttgtcaaaattttattcctatagaaaattttgttaaaattttatttctatagaaatttttgccaaaattttattcctatagaaaattttatcaaaactttatttctatagaaaattttgtcaaatttttatttctatagaaaattttgtcaaaattttatttctatagaaaattttgtcaaaattttatttctacagaaaattttgtcaaaattttattcctttagaaaattttgtcaaaattttatttctatagaatattttgtcaaaattaaattcctgttttgtcaaaattttattcctatagaaaatttcgttaaaattttatttctatagaaaatttttgcaaaattttattcctatagaaatttttgtcaaaattttatttatatagaaaattttgtcaacattttatttctatagaaaattttttcaaaattttatatctatagaaaattttgtcaaatttttattcctatagaaatttcgttaaaattttatttctatagaaatttttgtcaaaattttattcctatagaaaattttgccaaaatattatttctatagaaaattttgtcaaaattttatttctatagaaaattttgtcaaaattttatttctacagaaaattttgtcaaaattttattcctatagaaaattttgtcaaaattttatttctatagaatattttgtcaaaattaaattcctgttttgtcaaaattttattcctatagaaatttttgtcaaaattttatttatatagaaaattttgtcaacattttatttctatagaaaatttttgcaaaattttattcctatagaaaattttgtcaacattttatttctatagaaaattttttcaaaattttatatctatagaaaattttgtcaaatttttattcctatagaaatttcgttaaaattttatttctatagaaatttttgccaaaattttattcctatagaaaattttatcaaaactttatttctatagaaaattttgtcaaatttttatttctatagaaaattttgtcaaaattttatttctatagaaaattttgtcaaaattttatttctacagaaaattttgtcaaaattttattcctatagaaaattttgtcaaaattttatttctatagaatattttgtcaaaattaaattcctgttttgtcaaaattttattcctatagaaaatttcgttaaaattttatttctatagaaaatttttgcaaaattttattcctatagaaatttttgtcaaaattttatttatatagaaaattttgtcaacattttatttctatagaaaattttttcaaaattttatatctatagaaaattttgtcaaatttttattcctatagaaatttcgttaaaattttatttctatagaaatttttgtcaaaattttattcctatagaaaattttatcaaaactttatttgtatagaaaattttgtcaaatttttatttctatagaaaattttgtcaaaattttatttctatagaaaatttggtaaaattttatttctacagaaaattttgtcaaaattttatttctatagaaaattttgtcaaatttttatttctatagaaaatttttgtcaaaactaggtgtatagaaagttttgtttaaattttactcctatagaaaattttgtcaaaattgtatttctatagaaatttttgtcaaaattttaatcctatagaaaattttgtcaaaatgatagtcctatagaacattttgtcaaaattaaattcctatcttgtcaaaattttattcctatagaaaatttcgttaaaattttatttctatagaaaatttttgcaaaattttattcctatagaaaaaattttgtctaaattttatttctatagaaatttttgtcaaaattttattcctatagaaaattttgttaaaattttatttctatagaaatttttgccaaaattttattcctatagaaaattttatcaaaactttatttctatagaaaattttgtcaaatttttatttctatagaaaattttgtcaaaattttatttctatagaaaattttgtcaaaattttatttctacagaaaattttgtcaaaattttattcctatagaaaattttgtcaaaattttatttctatagaatattttgtcaaaattaaattcctgtttgttcaaaattttattcctatagaaaatttcgttaaaattttatttctatagaaaatttttgcaaaattttattcctatagaaatttttgtcaaaattttatttatatagaaaattttgtcaacattttatttctatagaaaattttttcaaaattttatatctatagaaaattttgtcaaatttttattcctatagaaatttcgttaaaattttatttctatagaaatttttgtcaaaattttattcctatagaaaattttgccaaaatattatttctatagaaaattttgtcaaaattgtatttctatagaaatttttgtcaaaattttattcctttagaaaattttgtcaaaatgatagtcctatggaacattttgtcaaaattaaattcctattttgtcaaaattttattcctatagaaaatttttgcaaaattttattcctatagaaatttttgtcaaaattttatttgtatagaaaattttgtcaaaattttatttctatagaaaattttttcaaaattttatatctatagaaaattttgtcaaatttttatttctatagaaatttcgttaaaattttatttctatagaaatttttgtcaaaattttattcctatagaaaattttatcaaaactttatttctatagaaaattttgtcaaatttttatttctatagaaaattttgtcaaaattttatttctatagaaaattttgtcaaaattttatttctacagaaaattttgtcaaaattttatttctatagaaaattttgtcaaatttttatttctataaataaatcatatttgatttctatagaaatacaatttgtcaaaattgtatttctatagaaatttttgtcaaaattttattcctatagaaaatttcgtcaaaatgatagtcctatagaacattttgtcaaaatgatattcctattttgtcaaaattttattcctatagaaaatttcgttaaaattttatttctatagaaaatttttgcaaataattttctcaaaattttattttatagaaaattttgtcgaaatttttttctatagaaatttttttcgaaatattatttctttataaaattttgtcgaaattttatttctatagaaaactttgtcaaagtcttCCTTTCGAAAACCAAACATAGTACCGACCTTTAactgaaattattattttcaatattgcatgtcatattttatttgtatagaaaatttttttcaaaatttcatttctatagaaaaattttccacaaattttgtttctatagaaaattttgtcaaaattttatttcaatggaaaattttgtcaaaattttatttatatagaaaaattttctaaaattttatttctataaaaaaatgttctcaaaattttatttctataaaaaaattttctcaaaattttatttctatagaaaattttttcaaaattttatttctatagaaaactttataaaaattttatttctatagaaaattttttcgaaattttatttttatagataatttttgcaaaatcaaccaaagcatcaagaattctaccaaacagtaataaATCTAccttgtttggtagaattctaccaactgtggcaaccgtggttgcatcgcgtccaaaaatggacataaaaatggtcaaaaacgAGATAGACCACTTTGTTCgtgaacatatcgcgagaacgAATGCAACATATTATAGGTGTGTGCGTGatagaaatttcattcaaaacGATAAGAGAATTTCGAAACTTATGGATTCGCTTAGATAAGTTCGcgtaaaaaaacttcttttttatgTTCATatctaaaattctatatttttaattattcaaaatatgttttttctgcaTACAAAAGATAAAGATTGGACGATATGAATTCAAGATTTGTCTCCACACATACTCAAGGTCAATATCAAGGCCAACGTAATGGTATTTGACATTCAACCAACCAAAGGAAAATAAatctaattctttagaaaatataaaataatatcatATAAAATAAGAGTGCGAAAACAtgcatatattttgtcaaatgaaCTTTGAATAACAACATTTAGAGCAATAGCCTTTTTTGATGTCAAATATGCATGCAGCAGATTTGAGACTAATCTTaagattgaaatattaaaacattcaAAAAATGTGTGTGTTTATCGGTCatcattcttttttttaattatagaaaaaatgcCTTTgacacagagaaaaaaattattttagttacaaaccccaaattaattgatttaattaaatttttaattgatactacttcaatcacgaattattattattaattgatccaatgattttcataccctcaaccatagaatggttatggtggtataataagtttgtcattcaatttgtaacatatcgtaatatcgatttccgactacataaattatatatatatattcctgatCAGGGATAAAgacgatataatcatgtccgtctttctgtctgttgtaatcacactacagtcGAACTATCGAAATGAAGCTGTCGAACtgatttatccgatttgcttgaaattcaaactctagaggtattttgggtctacACATAAgtgcccatatagaccgatcttccgatttgacttcttaggcttctagacaaCACAATTTTTACCAGTTTGActgaaattcaatattttgaggtattttcggttcataaataggtgtggcgaATATGGTGTGATTCTAGAGCTATTTTGAGTCC
Encoded here:
- the LOC142239113 gene encoding uncharacterized protein LOC142239113 — encoded protein: MKIIVLALVLVIFTTILCDVVESRGGGGGGHGGGFGGGGRGGGFGGGRGGFGGGRGGGFAGGRGGFGGGRGGGFGYGGGYGRGGGFGGSYGRGGFFGIGGGGFIPYRPRRPYYGGGFGF